Below is a window of Lacrimispora xylanolytica DNA.
GACGATGAGGGGAAAGTCATTTATAAACGGATGGCAGACCAGGATGAAAATCACGCCTATACCTTAAGTGAGAGCGATATAAAAGAAGATAGGTGGAAGAATTTTATCCAGTTTTCAACAGATTAAAAGGAGGCTTTGCCCTGTGAATCAGGAAATCATTGACCGTCTTGGAGTCATAACGGATGAGGAACGGGAAATCATAAACGGTCGGACAGAGATAGATATAAAGCGGTATACTGAAGGCAGAGATCTGGTCATCGACAGTAAAAAGATGCTGGAACACGGGAAAATGATTCGGATCCGGCCTCATACCAGATTTGTTCATTTTCCAAGGCACAAGCATAATTACATTGAAGTGATTTACATGTGCAAAGGAGAAACCACTCATATCATTGATGGAGAGCGGGTAGTTTTAAAAACAGGAGAGCTGCTGTTTTTAAATCAGCATGCCGATCAGGAGATTTTCCCGGCAGGAGAAGGTGATATTGCGGTGAATTTCATCATTCTTCCTGAATTTTTTGATACTGCCTTTGAGATGATGGGAGAAGAAGAAAACCTTTTGCGGGATTTTTTAGTGGGCAGCCTCTGCTTTGATCCCCGGTATGCCAGCTACCTACATTTTCAGGTGGCAGATGTACTTCCCATTCAGAATCTGGTGGAAAATATGGTGTGGACCTTACTTTATGACCAGCCCAATAAAAGAAGCATCAATCAGGTAACCATGGGGCTCTTGTTTTTGCAGCTGATGCATTATACCGATAAGATCAGCCATACAAGGGAAGGCTTTGAGCAAAAGCTTATTTTTCA
It encodes the following:
- a CDS encoding AraC family transcriptional regulator; translated protein: MNQEIIDRLGVITDEEREIINGRTEIDIKRYTEGRDLVIDSKKMLEHGKMIRIRPHTRFVHFPRHKHNYIEVIYMCKGETTHIIDGERVVLKTGELLFLNQHADQEIFPAGEGDIAVNFIILPEFFDTAFEMMGEEENLLRDFLVGSLCFDPRYASYLHFQVADVLPIQNLVENMVWTLLYDQPNKRSINQVTMGLLFLQLMHYTDKISHTREGFEQKLIFQVLTFIDENYKEGELTELAKSLNYNIYWLSRAIKKLTGRTYKELLQIKRLNQASFLLLNTRLSVTDISIAVGYDNTSYFHRIFRGYYSMSPKEYREKNKTANS